In bacterium, the DNA window AGATCCGTATTTAAAGTCCCTCCTGAATTTGTTATCGAGCAGCTAAATGCGGTGTTTGATGATTTTGCCGTGGACGCGGTAAAGACCGGAATGCTTTGTGATGCGGGGACCGTGAAAAAAGTAGCAGGATTTTTTACCGGAAAAAAGATTAAAAATATCATTGTTGACCCTGTTATGATTTCCAAAAGCGGATATGCCCTTCTTGAAGAAGACGCTGTCCGGACACTTATCAGGGATCTTTTGCCTTGCGCTGCGGTTGTTACACCGAATATATTTGAAGCGGAGAAGATAACGGGCATAAAAATATCATCGGTCGGGGATATGCGTTCGGCGGCGAAAAAAATATTGAAAACGGGGGCAAAAAACGTTCTTATTAAAGGAGGACATCTCAAGGGGGACCCATTTGATGTTCTGTGTTCCGAAAACAGGTGCGCGGTCATTAAGGGAAAAAGACAGGCCGAATCATTTACCCACGGCACCGGCTGTTCTTTGTCTTCAGCCATAACATCTTGTATTGCGAGAGGGCACGGCATTGAGGCGTCCGTGAGGATATCAAAACAGTTTGTTGAAGAAGGTATCAGAAAGGGATATAATCCCGGCAAAGGCTGCGGTCCTGTTAACCATTTTGTCAGGCCCAGATTTTTATAGATTAAATTCGAAAATAATATTATGAAAATTTTTAAATACGGTTCGGAAGTGTTAAGGAAAAAAGCGGGAAAAGTGGTTTGGTCCGAAGAGACCAGAAAACTTATTTCGGATATGTTTAAAACAATGAGAGAGGAAAGGGGAGTCGGCCTTGCCGCGCCCCAGGTTGGAAAATCAGCAAGGATAATAGTTATAGATATAGGAGAAGGCGGGGTTGCTCTGGTTAATCCCGAAATAACGGAAAAAAGGGGGAAAGAAACATCTGTTGAGGGCTGCCTTAGTTTTCCCGGTATTGAATTTGAAATAGAGAGGGCCGGAGAAGTTGAAGTAAGGGGCTTAAATGATGAAGGCTGTGAAGTGAACATAACGGCCTGCGGCCTTTTTGCGCGCGCGCTGCAGCATGAGATAGACCATCTTGACGGTATTCTGATTGTTGACAGGACAACTTTTTTAAGCAGGAAACTTGCTTCAAGCAAATTGAAAAAGCTGATAAAGGAAAGCAAAAAAAATGAAATGCTATCTTGAATGCATACCCTGTTTCGTAAAACAGGCTGTCGAAGCCGGGAATATACTTTCGTCCACCGCAAGCCAGAGAGAAGAAATTTTACAGAAAAGCCTTAAGCTGATAATAAATATGGACAGGGATATGACCCCGCCCGAAGCAGGGATGAAGATACATTCGATAATAAAATTCATTACGGGCAGAAAAGACCCTTATAAGGGGATAAAAGATTATTATAATAATCTCGGACCGGAATTCTATAAAAAATATAAGAAAAAAGTCAATAAATCGAAAGACAGACTTTTAACTGCGGTTAGATGTGCTATTGCGGGAAACGTTGTTGATTTTGGCGTGGCGGGCGAGTTTGACGCCGAAAAAGATATCGAAAAAGTGATGACCCAGGATTTCGCGTATTTTGATTACGATGACTTCAAAAAGATTCTGTCGAAATCGCGTTCGATCCTGTATCTCGCGGACAATGTCCCTGAAACATTTTTCGACCGTATACTTATCGAGGAATTGGAGGGTAAAGAGATTACGTACGCTGTCAAGTCGGCGCCCATAATAAATGATGCCACCGTTGAAGACGCGTTGATAGCGGGAATTGACGGGACTACCCGCGTTGTTGAAAGCGGCTCCTGCGCGCCCGGCACGGTGCTAAGCCTGTGCAGCGCCGAATTTCTGCAGACAATGAAGGAAAGCGATATGGTCATAAGCAAAGGACAGGGTAATTATGAGGCATTGGAAGATATGAAAGGCAAGGATGTGTTCTTTATGCTTAAAGCAAAATGCAAGGTGGTTGCAAAACATTTAAATGTGAAAGTCGGGGATATAATCTTCAAGTATAAAGGTGGAAAATGAAATATTTGTACGGTCCTGTTATATCACGCAGGTTGGGATTATCGCTCGGTGTTGACCTTATCCCTTTGAAAACGTGTTCCTTCAATTGTGTTTATTGCCAGTTGTCGTCTACCGCAAGCTGTGTGACAGAGAGAAAGGATTATGTTTCCCCTGAAGAGGTTATAGATGAGTTTTACGAATTCAACAGTGAAAATATCCAATATGACTGGATAACTTTTTCCGGTTCGGGAGAGCCGACTTTGAATGCGTCTTTGGGGTATATAATACAGGAAATAAAAAAATCAGCTTCAAAAAAAATCTGTGTGATTACCAACGGTTCATTAATAAGTTCAGGCGAAGTGAGACGGGACCTGCTCGGCGCGGACCTGGTTATGCCTTCCCTGGATGCTGTTTCCCCGGAGATATTTCAAAAGATAAACAGGCCGTTTAAAGGGGCGGATGTGGAAAAGATTATCAGCGGGCTTATTGAGTTCAGGAAAGAGTTTATGGGCCGGATATGGCTTGAAATAATGTTTGTCAAAGGCATAAATGACAACAGCTCCGAAATCGCAAAATTTTCAGAGGTTATAAAAAAGATTAAGCCGGATAAGGTTCATTTGAATACCGTTATCAGGCCGCCGTCCGAAAAAAATATACTGCCTGTCGACAGGTATACGCTTATAAAGATAGCGGATCAGTTGGGGGATAGGGCGGATGTCATAGGCAATTTACCGGAGGTCCCCCAATTTGAAAAAGGCAGATTGAACGCGGAAAATCTCCTTGGCCTTCTGGAAAGCCATCCTGCGACGCTTGAAGAGATTATGAACTCGTTCGGCGCGACAAAATTTGCCGCGGCAAAGATACTTGAAGAACTTGTAAAATTAAGGAAGGTGGAAGAAAAAAGATTTGAGAATAAAGTGTATTATGTGCTCAAACCATGATTCCCTGATATAGCCTTTTTTCACGTCGATAAATAATATTTTACCCGTAATTTCTTGACACCGAAAGAGCAAGGTGTTAGTATCCGTCGAAATTAAAATTATTCTTCCGCTTCTTTCCGGAAAAAAAGTTCAAAAATTCATATTTGGTACGGGGTGAATATTATGTTTTTTAACTGGCTTGATATAATTTTACTTATAATAATTTTACATGGCGCGAGAAAGGGCATGCAGAGAGGTTTTTCCGCGGGGATTATTTCGCTTATCGGTTTTGTTTCAGCCGGTATTTTAGCGTTGCATTTTTATAAGGATGTCGGCGCAAAGATAGAGAATCTAATACCCATAGGAGAAAGGTTTTCAGGCTTTATCGCTTTCGGGATTATATGCGCCTTAATAATTTTTGCCAGCGTTTTAGTCCAAAAATTCTTTCATTCGGTTCTGCAGATGAGGTTTGTCGATAACTTTGAGAAGTACGGAGGCGCGGTAGTCGGATGTTTAAAAAGGACATTAATGATTGGGATTGTTTTTTATGGCTGTTTGTTTATCGGAACATTTACGGAAGTGCCTCCTGCCGTTGTGGAAAGCGGCGAACATTCCGTGATAGCAGGAATGATATTCAATATTTTTAACGGCGCTTACAGGACAAGCATAGCCATTACCGGTTCGGAAGATAATCTGGCTGAACAGGAAATTATCAGCAGGAATCACGGCAGCCCGGGTTATGCGAAGCGGAAAAAATCGTGAATAAAAACCGCCCCGCGGGCAACCTGAAAACTGATAAAATTTAGTGTTGACATGGTATTAGACGTATGTTAAATTATGCGTCTGTTTTTTAGATATGTTGAGGGAATTGTTACGGAACAGGATAATATGAAAAAGAAAAGCAAAGAAAAAAGCCGGAAATGGTATCTGGTAAATGCGGAAGGGCAGATCCTGGGAAGGATGGCCACCAGGGTAGCCGATATTTTGAGGGGAAAGAATAAACCTACTTTTGAGCCGCACGCCGATACCGGAGATTTTGTTGTGGTCATCAACGCTGAAAAAGTTAAGCTGACCGGCAGAAAAAAAGAACAGAAAGTTTATATTTCGAAAAGCGAATATCAGGGCGGGCAGAAAATTGTGCCGATTAAGAAAGTTATGGAAAAGAAGCCGGAAATGGTCATTTTTCATGCGGTTAAAGGCATGCTGCCGAAGAACAAACTGAGCAGCGCCATTATAAAAAAGCTTAAGGTGTATGCCGGTTGTGAACATCCTCATGCGGCTCAGCAGCCGGAAAATCTGAATTTAGGAGTTAAATAGGCGATGATTGAAGAATATAGAGCTATCGGAAGGCGGAAAACCTCTGTTGCCCAGGTTCGTATGATGCTGGGAAAGGGGAAAATTGAAGTGAATGATAAACCTTTAAAAACATACTTTAATATGGAAAATTTAATCAGGCTTGTTGAAAGGCCGTTATTGGATACAAATAATATGGGCAAGTATGATGTAATAATCAGAGTTAAGGGCGGCGGAGTTGCGGGTCAGGCCGGGGCTATCAGACACGGCATAGCCAGGGCTCTTGTCAGGGCGGATCTCAGTATCAGAGGGCGCCTTAAAGAAGAAGGGCATCTTACAAGAGACGACCGGAAAAAAGAAAGAAAAAAATATGGCCGGGCCGGCGCCAGAAAGAGGTTCCAGTTCTCGAAACGTTAATATTATGCGTTTATCAGGGCAGAGGACTTACCTCTGCCCTTTTTTTTTATCCATTGTTTATAAAACTTTACATTAGAAACGTTTGACACTTTTGTTGCAGTAAAATATAATCGAATACATTTTAAACGCGTAAGGTATTTTAAAGGAGACAGATATGGTTAAGGCTTCAATAGTAGGGGCTACGGGATATACAGGGGAAGAGATAGTAAAAATTCTTACAAGGCATAAGAGCGCGAAAATCGTGTCTTTGACGGCCAAAATAGAACAGGAAGTGTTTATTGATGATGAATTTCCCGAATTAAAACATGTTACCCATATTAAATGCTATCCTTTTGAAAAGGAGATAGCCGCCGCTGATGCGGATGTTGTTTTCCTGGCGCTTCCCCATACGGTGAGCATGAAGTTCGCGTCTTTTTTCCTGAAACGGGGCAAAAAGGTTATAGATCTTAGCGCGGATTACAGGCTTAAAAATGCCGGTGATTATGAAAAATGGTACGGCTGTAAGCATGTGGATGAAGATAATGTTCAAAAAGCGGTTTATGGATTGCCGGAATTGTATGAAAATGATATCAGGTCCGCGAATCTTATTGCCAACCCCGGCTGTTATCCGACAAGCGTGATCCTGGGCCTGGCTCCGCTGCTGAAAAACAATATCAACAGTTCAGATAATTTCATAGTTGATTCCAAAACGGGCATTATGGGAGCGGGCAGGAAAGCCAGCCTCAGTTTTCATTTTCCGGAATGTGACGGGAGCGTTTGGGCTTATAAAATCGGACAGCATCAGCATACCCCCGAAATGATCCAGGAATTGGCCAGGATTTCGGGCAGAAAAACCAGTGTTCTTTTTACGCCTCATGTCGTTCCTTCATCACGCGGAATTTTAAGCACCATATATGCGGACATTAAGAAAGGAATAAAATTAGAAGAGATAATCGGCATATATGCCGATTTTTACGGGAAGAGCCCTTTTGTAAGGGTGTATCCGGCCCATAAACTTCCCCATACAAAGGATATCAGCGCGAATAATTTCTGTGACATCGGGTTTGGTTACGACTCTGAATCGGGGAAACTGATAGTCGTATCCACGGTAGACAACCTGCTTAAAGGGGCAGCCGGTCAGGCTGTCCAGAATATGAATATTATATATGGCTTTGACCAGAAAGAAGGATTAATTTGATGAATGAATCTTTTATCAGAAATATACCTCAGGGAAGCATAACCACTCCCAAAGGGTTTAAAGCCACAGGCGGCCATTGCGGCATTAAAAGAAGCGGGAAGAAAGATCTGGCTATAATATATTCCGACGCGGAAGATACTGTTGCGAAAGGTTTATTCACAACAAATGTTCTTCCGGCCGCTCCCGTATTGTTATCCAGGCTGCGCCTCAGGAACGGCAGGCTGAGGGCTGTTGTAATAAACAGCGGCGTCGCCAATGCCTGTACGGGTCAGCAGGGATATAAAAACGCCGATGCAATAACTGAAGAAGTTGCTGATATTCTCGGTTTGAAAAAAAATATGGTCGCGATGTGCTCTACGGGTAAAATAGGGGTCCCTCTTCCCGTTGAAACAATAAAGAGAGGGTTAAAATACCTTTCCAAGAGAATATCCTCTGAGGGCGGGCATTATGCGGCTGAAGCTATAATGACTACTGATACAAGGGAAAAACAATTGGCTTATGAAGTAACTTTGAACGGCGGGAAGGTAAGGATCGGGGCTATGGCAAAAGGCGCCGGTATGATAAATCCGAATATGGCTACAATGCTTGCTTTTATTACCACCGACGCAAAAATAACTGCCGTCCAGATGAAAAAGATTTTGGCTGATGCCGTTGAAATGTCCTTCAACAGGATCAATATAGACGGCGATATGAGCACCAACGATTCTGTAATCGCGATGGCTAACGGCCTTTCGGAAGTTGAAGTTAAGCCGAATTCCGCCGATGAGAAAACGTTCAGGGCGGCTTTTAACAGTATATGCCTTGCGCTTGCGGAAATGATAGTAAGAGACGGGGAAGGGGCTACAAAATTTGTTAAGGTTAAAGTAACAGGGGCAAAAACCAGGAAAGACGCATCGCTTGCGGCCAGGGCTGTGTCAAATTCCCTGTTGTTCAAGGTCGCTCTGTACGGGCAGAATCCGAACTGGGGGAGGCTCATGGACGCGCTGGGTTATTCAGGAGCGGCGATATCCGCCGATAAAATAAGTGTTAGATTCGGAGATATCCAGGCTGTAAAGGAAGGAATTGCAGTGGAAGATTCCGAGCACCTTCTGAAGACCTATATGAAGCAAAGGGAAGTAGATATTTTTATAGATCTTTCGCTGGGATGTTATCAGGAAGAAATCCTGACATGTGATATCGGCAGAAGGTACATAGAAATTAATATTTAGGAGATTTTTTGGAAAAGGCTATTTCAAAAGCAGCTGTTCTTATAGAAGCGATGCCGTATATACAACGCTTCAGGGATAAGGTTGTTGTCATAAAATTCGGCGGAAACGCCATGTCCGATAAGGCTATAAACAATAATGTGTTGAGGGACATTGTTTTTATGGAGCTTGTCGGGATGAAGCCTGTCCTGGTGCATGGAGGCGGCAGCGCTATATCGAAGGAAATGAAAAAAGCAGGTAAAGAGCCGGTATTTTCCGGCGGGCTCAGGGTTACGGATCTTGAGACCATCAGGATTGTCGAGAAAACATTATTTGAATCGGTGAATAAAGAATTGGTTATTTTAGTAAAAAAATTCGGAGGCAGGGCAAAACCGGTCTCAGGAAACAGGGACAGGATAATAAACGCCGCGAAAAAGAGGTTTTTGGACCCTGAAAATCCCGGGAAGGGAATAGACCTCGGTTATGTGGGTGAAGTGAAAAAGGTAAATCCCGCGAAGATCAGGAAAATCTGCGATGAAGGCATGATCCCTGTTATCGCGCCTCTCGGCTACGGGAAAAAGGGGGAAGTTTTCAACATAAATGCCGACCATGCCGCGGCAGAGATTGCAGCCGCTCTTAAGGCGGAAAAACTTGTGTTTTTGACCAATGTGAAAGGCGTAATGGTTAACAGGGGTAATGACGAGGCATATCTGGTCCCTTCCATTAATGTGCGGGAGATCGAAAAATTGAAGATGAGCAAAATTATAACGGGCGGGATGCTGCCCAAGGTGGATTCCTGTATTCATGCAGTAAAATCGGGGGTTCATAAAACACACATAATAGATGTTAAAATCCAGCATTCTCTTTTGCTCGAAATTTTTACTGACAAGGGAATAGGAACTGAAATTATCGTATGAGGTGACGGATGCAGAATTCAGCTGAGGATATTATTAAGTTTTACAACACATATGTTATGAAAACATATATGTGGAATCCCATAGTTATCGTTAAAGGCAAAGGCTCATGGGTTTGGGATATAAACGGCCGGAAATATCTGGATTTTTTTCCGGGTTGGGCTGTCAGCGGGCTGGGACATTGTAACACGGAAGTGGCCGGAGCCATAAAGAAACAGGCGTCCACTCTTATCCATATGCCCAATAATTTTATGATGGAACATCAGCCGCTGCTTGCCAAAAAGATAATAGAAAATTCTTTTAAGGGGAAGTGTTTCTTCTGTAATAGCGGCGCCGAAGCCAATGAAACAGCTTTTAAAATTGCGAGGAAATACGGGAGTCAAACGGGAAGATATGAAATAATAACGATGAAAAAATCATTTCACGGCAGGACTCTTGCGGCTGTGACAGCTACGGGGCAGGAAAAATACCACAAGGGTTTTGAACCGCTCGTCCCGGGCTTTAAATATGTGGGATTTGGCAGTAAGGATGAACTGGCAAAGGCTGTTACGGATAAAACGGTTGCCGTTATGCTTGAGCCTATCCAGGGTGAAGGAGGAATTAACGTTTCGGATAAAGACTATCTCGCGTATATCAGAGACTTATGCGATAAAAATGATATGCTTTTGATACTTGACGAGATACAGACCGGCATGGGCAGGACAGGCAGGATGTTTGCTTACCAGCATTATGATGTTGAGCCGGATGTTATGACTTTGGCTAAAACGCTGGGGGGAGGGATTCCCATAGGAGCTGCTGTCGCCGGCGAAAAAGTATGCGATGTCCTTGAACCCGGGAACCATGCGTCTACCTTCGGCGGCAACCCGCTTGCCTGCGCTGCGGCGCTGGCGGTTTTTGAGGTTATAGGGGAAAATGGTTTTCTTGATAAGGCTGTCAAAAAAGGCGGTTATCTGAGGAAAAAACTTGAAGGCCTTAAATCCAAATATCCTTTCATCAAAGAAGTGAGAGGTGTAGGATTAATGTTGGGTATGGAATTGAATATTGAAGGCGGCGGAATATTCAATGAATGCCTTAAAAAGAATCTCATAATAAATTGTACATCGGGTAATGTGCTAAGGTTTGTGCCGTCAATGACAGTTAAAAAATCGGAAATTGATATGGCGATTAATATAGTTGATGAAGTTTTTAAAAATGTGTCTTAACTTAGGGACGGGAGTATTTTATGGAGAAAGTTGTTCTTGCGTATTCCGGGGGATTAGACACTTCGGTGATATTAAAGTGGCTAAAGGAAGAAAAAGGATATGATGTTATTGCTTTTGCCGCGGACCTGGGGCAGGGAAAAGAACTGGACAGGATTGAAAAAAAGGCAAAAGACACGGGGGCTTCAAAGGTTTATGTAGAAGACCTGAGGGAGGAGTTTGCCCGCGATTATGTTTTTGAAATGCTGAAGGCTAACGCTGTTTATGAGGATAAATATTTGCTGGGGACATCAATAGCCAGGCCCCTGATAGCCGGGAAGCAGGTTGAAATTGCTCTGAAGGAAAATGCAACGGCGGTATCTCACGGCGCTACGGGTAAAGGTAATGACCAGGTAAGGTTTGAACTTACATATGCGGCTCTTGCGCCCGGGCTGAAGGTGATTGCTCCGTGGAGGGAATGGGATTTCAAGTCAAGGACGGATTTGATAAATTACGCCAGGGAGAAAAAAATACCGATTCCGGTATCAAAGCAAAACCCTTATAGTTCCGACAGGAACCTTCTTCACATCAGTTTTGAAGGAGGGATACTGGAAGATCCCTGGATGGAGCCGCCGGAAGATATGTTTGTTATGAGCTGCAGTCCCGAAAAAGCGCCTGATAAGCCGGTTTATATCGAGGTCGGTTTTGAAAAAGGGATTCCTGTATCTGTCAACGACAGGAAAATGAGCCCTGCCGCCCTGCTGCAGTATATGAATGAGGCCGGCGGAGCCAACGGCATAGGAAGGGTGGATATGGTTGAAAACAGGTATGTCGGAATGAAATCAAGGGGAGTCTACGAAACTCCGGGAGGGACTATACTGAGGGAAGCTCATATTGCTATGGAATCAATAACTCTTGACAGGGAAGTTCAGCATCTTAAAAACTCTCTTGCCCTTAAATATGCCGAACTTGTGTATAATGGTTATTGGTTTTCTCCCGAGATGAATATATTAAGGAATACGGTTAATGAAACACAGGAAAAAGTATCCGGGACAGTCAGACTGAAATTATATAAGGGAAATTGCATTGTTACCGGCAGGAAATCCGCATTTTCCCTTTACAGCGAAGATTTTGCCACTTTTGAGAAAGACAGCGTATACGATCAGAAAGACGCCGGCGGTTTTATAAAAATTAACGGATTAAGGATGAGGATTAAGAAAATTCTGGATGGTAAAAAATATGGAAAAAAATAAGAAAAAATTGTGGGGCGGAAGGTTTTCCAAACCCACAAATTCCGGGGTAGAGCGTTTTACCGAATCTCTCTCTGTGGATATCAGGTTGTATAAGTATGATATTAAGGGCAGTATCGCTCATGCCGAAATGCTTGCTAAAACCGGTATAATTTCCCGGAAAGACAGCATTAAAATAATCGGCGGGCTGAAGAAAGTCGGGGAAGATATTGAAAAATGCGATTTTAAATTCTCCGTTTCCGATGAAGATATACATATGGCCATAGAAAGGTCGTTGACCGAAAAAATAGGTGAAGCCGCCAAAAAACTGCATACGGCGAGGAGCAGGAACGATCAGGTCGCGCTGGATGTAAAAATGTATTTAAAAGATGCCGCAAAGCAAATAACCGCGCTTATTGAGGCCTTTCAGGGGACAATAGCGGAAAAAGCTTATGCTTATTCGGATACGGTTTTTCCCGGGATGACACATATGCAGCTGGCTATGCCCGTGACTTTCGGCCATTACATGCTGTCCTTTATATATATGCTTGAGAGGGATAAGGAAAGGTTGAAAGGTCTTTTTAACCGTTTGGATGAGATGCCTCTCGGTTCGTGCGCGCTGGCGGGCACAAGCCTGCCGATTGACAGGGGTTATGTCGCTAAAAAACTTGGATTTTCAAAAATAAGCCGGAACAGTATGGATGCGGTCGCGGACAGGGATTATATTATTGAAATGCTTTCGATCATATCGGTGACAGGCATACATCTCAGCAGGCTCTGCGAAGACCTGGTTTTTTATTCCTCGTCAGCCGTGAATGTTGTCAATCTGCCGGAGGATTTCTGCACCGGTTCGAGTATGATGCCCCACAAAAAAAATCCTGATGTCGCAGAAATTGTGAGGGGTAAGACCGGAAGCATGGTAGGCAATCTTGTATCAATTCTTGTGACAATGAAAGGTTTGCCTATGACCTATAACAGGGACATGCAGGAGGATAAGAAGCCGTTATTTGACTCGATTGACGCTGTGTCATCCTGTCTGGAAATTATGGCTGATTTAATACGTGGAATTACATTGAATAACAGGGTATTAAATGAAGTGCTTGGATCAAACCTCGGGTTTTTAGCGACGGACCTGGCTGAATACCTTGTCAGCAAAGGAGTGCCTTTCAGGGATGCGCATCATATTATAGGTAAAATGATGTTATCTGAGATAGCGACAATGAACCCTCGGGAGATTACACTTGAAGAACTGCGCGGTTTCTCGGATAAGTTTGGATCTGATTCACTGGCGGTTTTGGATATAGAAAACTCTGTGGCGAACAAAAAATCTCAAGGAGGCACAGCACCTGTCAGAGTTAAAAAAGAAATCGGGAAATGGCTTAAAAAAAGCAGATAAAACCTATGATATTTTTCCGTCGTCAGAATGTTACGGAAAAAAGCCTGGCCGAGAAATACAGGCTTGATGAACATGTCGTTTGGTTTATAAGACATGTTATTAAGTCTCTTGTCCACCTGGAAGTTTTTGTTCATTTTTACCGGAACAGGAGTTCGATCGAAGCGCCCGGTGAAGTGGCCAGGAAAATCGGGGCCGATAAACTTATTGTTTACAGGGCGATGAAAGATTTGCAGAAAAATGATATTCTCAAGAGTCTTGATGCCGAAGACAGCGCTTTTAATTACGCTCCGGCTGAAAACCTGAAAAACAATATTGAACTTTTTATTCAGGCTCACACAGATGAAGATTTAAGGAGAAGGATACTGAGTTTGGTGATGGAGATAAGCGGAAATGAATGATTTTGAATATCGTAACGGCGAATTATTCTGTGAAGATATCAGGGCGAAAGATCTTATAGAAAAATACGGGACCCCTTTGTATGTGTACAGCAAAAAAGCTGTTTGTGACGGTTTTGACCGGTTATCGGATGCGTTTAAAAAAATCGACCATTTGATATGTTTCTCGGTTAAATCCTGCTCTAATCTCGGGATTCTCAGGGTTTTGAAAGAAAAAGGCAGCGGTTTCGATATCGTGTCCGGCGGTGAATTGTTCAGGGTTGAAGAAATTAATGCGGATATGTCGAAAGTCGTTTTTGCCGGTGTCGGTAAAACATGTGATGAGATAGAATATGCCCTAGAACAGAACATACTGATGTTTAATGTTGAATCGGAGCAGGAAGCGGAAAGAATTAACGCAATTGCCGGAGATTTGGGGGTTGAGGCCAATGTCGCCGTAAGAATCAATCCCGATGTCGATCCTAAAACCCATAAGTATATAACAACGGGAAAAAGCGAAAATAAATTCGGGGTTGATATAGAGAGAGGTTATGACTTGTATAAAAAGGCGTCCGGTCTTAAGAACCTGGCGGTTAAAGGTATTCAGATGCATATCGGTTCCCAGATAACCGAGATAGAACCGTATATAGATGCTGTCAGGAAAATAACACGACTGGCCGA includes these proteins:
- the argB gene encoding acetylglutamate kinase: MEKAISKAAVLIEAMPYIQRFRDKVVVIKFGGNAMSDKAINNNVLRDIVFMELVGMKPVLVHGGGSAISKEMKKAGKEPVFSGGLRVTDLETIRIVEKTLFESVNKELVILVKKFGGRAKPVSGNRDRIINAAKKRFLDPENPGKGIDLGYVGEVKKVNPAKIRKICDEGMIPVIAPLGYGKKGEVFNINADHAAAEIAAALKAEKLVFLTNVKGVMVNRGNDEAYLVPSINVREIEKLKMSKIITGGMLPKVDSCIHAVKSGVHKTHIIDVKIQHSLLLEIFTDKGIGTEIIV
- a CDS encoding CvpA family protein; protein product: MFFNWLDIILLIIILHGARKGMQRGFSAGIISLIGFVSAGILALHFYKDVGAKIENLIPIGERFSGFIAFGIICALIIFASVLVQKFFHSVLQMRFVDNFEKYGGAVVGCLKRTLMIGIVFYGCLFIGTFTEVPPAVVESGEHSVIAGMIFNIFNGAYRTSIAITGSEDNLAEQEIISRNHGSPGYAKRKKS
- the argC gene encoding N-acetyl-gamma-glutamyl-phosphate reductase, which translates into the protein MVKASIVGATGYTGEEIVKILTRHKSAKIVSLTAKIEQEVFIDDEFPELKHVTHIKCYPFEKEIAAADADVVFLALPHTVSMKFASFFLKRGKKVIDLSADYRLKNAGDYEKWYGCKHVDEDNVQKAVYGLPELYENDIRSANLIANPGCYPTSVILGLAPLLKNNINSSDNFIVDSKTGIMGAGRKASLSFHFPECDGSVWAYKIGQHQHTPEMIQELARISGRKTSVLFTPHVVPSSRGILSTIYADIKKGIKLEEIIGIYADFYGKSPFVRVYPAHKLPHTKDISANNFCDIGFGYDSESGKLIVVSTVDNLLKGAAGQAVQNMNIIYGFDQKEGLI
- the rpsI gene encoding 30S ribosomal protein S9; this encodes MIEEYRAIGRRKTSVAQVRMMLGKGKIEVNDKPLKTYFNMENLIRLVERPLLDTNNMGKYDVIIRVKGGGVAGQAGAIRHGIARALVRADLSIRGRLKEEGHLTRDDRKKERKKYGRAGARKRFQFSKR
- the argJ gene encoding bifunctional glutamate N-acetyltransferase/amino-acid acetyltransferase ArgJ, producing the protein MNESFIRNIPQGSITTPKGFKATGGHCGIKRSGKKDLAIIYSDAEDTVAKGLFTTNVLPAAPVLLSRLRLRNGRLRAVVINSGVANACTGQQGYKNADAITEEVADILGLKKNMVAMCSTGKIGVPLPVETIKRGLKYLSKRISSEGGHYAAEAIMTTDTREKQLAYEVTLNGGKVRIGAMAKGAGMINPNMATMLAFITTDAKITAVQMKKILADAVEMSFNRINIDGDMSTNDSVIAMANGLSEVEVKPNSADEKTFRAAFNSICLALAEMIVRDGEGATKFVKVKVTGAKTRKDASLAARAVSNSLLFKVALYGQNPNWGRLMDALGYSGAAISADKISVRFGDIQAVKEGIAVEDSEHLLKTYMKQREVDIFIDLSLGCYQEEILTCDIGRRYIEINI
- the thiD gene encoding bifunctional hydroxymethylpyrimidine kinase/phosphomethylpyrimidine kinase, which translates into the protein MKKRPIALTVAGSDSGGGAGIQADLKTFYAFGVYGASVITGLTAQNTIEVRSVFKVPPEFVIEQLNAVFDDFAVDAVKTGMLCDAGTVKKVAGFFTGKKIKNIIVDPVMISKSGYALLEEDAVRTLIRDLLPCAAVVTPNIFEAEKITGIKISSVGDMRSAAKKILKTGAKNVLIKGGHLKGDPFDVLCSENRCAVIKGKRQAESFTHGTGCSLSSAITSCIARGHGIEASVRISKQFVEEGIRKGYNPGKGCGPVNHFVRPRFL
- the def gene encoding peptide deformylase, with product MKIFKYGSEVLRKKAGKVVWSEETRKLISDMFKTMREERGVGLAAPQVGKSARIIVIDIGEGGVALVNPEITEKRGKETSVEGCLSFPGIEFEIERAGEVEVRGLNDEGCEVNITACGLFARALQHEIDHLDGILIVDRTTFLSRKLASSKLKKLIKESKKNEMLS
- the rplM gene encoding 50S ribosomal protein L13 — its product is MKKKSKEKSRKWYLVNAEGQILGRMATRVADILRGKNKPTFEPHADTGDFVVVINAEKVKLTGRKKEQKVYISKSEYQGGQKIVPIKKVMEKKPEMVIFHAVKGMLPKNKLSSAIIKKLKVYAGCEHPHAAQQPENLNLGVK
- a CDS encoding ARMT1-like domain-containing protein, which produces MKCYLECIPCFVKQAVEAGNILSSTASQREEILQKSLKLIINMDRDMTPPEAGMKIHSIIKFITGRKDPYKGIKDYYNNLGPEFYKKYKKKVNKSKDRLLTAVRCAIAGNVVDFGVAGEFDAEKDIEKVMTQDFAYFDYDDFKKILSKSRSILYLADNVPETFFDRILIEELEGKEITYAVKSAPIINDATVEDALIAGIDGTTRVVESGSCAPGTVLSLCSAEFLQTMKESDMVISKGQGNYEALEDMKGKDVFFMLKAKCKVVAKHLNVKVGDIIFKYKGGK
- a CDS encoding radical SAM protein produces the protein MKYLYGPVISRRLGLSLGVDLIPLKTCSFNCVYCQLSSTASCVTERKDYVSPEEVIDEFYEFNSENIQYDWITFSGSGEPTLNASLGYIIQEIKKSASKKICVITNGSLISSGEVRRDLLGADLVMPSLDAVSPEIFQKINRPFKGADVEKIISGLIEFRKEFMGRIWLEIMFVKGINDNSSEIAKFSEVIKKIKPDKVHLNTVIRPPSEKNILPVDRYTLIKIADQLGDRADVIGNLPEVPQFEKGRLNAENLLGLLESHPATLEEIMNSFGATKFAAAKILEELVKLRKVEEKRFENKVYYVLKP